From the Lolium rigidum isolate FL_2022 chromosome 2, APGP_CSIRO_Lrig_0.1, whole genome shotgun sequence genome, one window contains:
- the LOC124687918 gene encoding probable xyloglucan endotransglucosylase/hydrolase protein 8, whose product MVSRARPCTGALLACAAIAVSCCCFQFQGANAAAATPSFGDNFEITGAEDHVKTSPDGQTWYLSLDNKTGVGFQTKQKYLFRWFSMKLKLVGNDSAGVVTAYYMCSDLDAAPQRDELDFEFLGNRTGEPYIIQTNVYRSGVGGREMRHSLWFDPTVDFHSYSILWNPKQIV is encoded by the exons ATGGTGTCTCGGGCGCGTCCGTGCACCGGCGCTCTGCTGGCGTGCGCGGCCATCGCCGTTTCTTGCTGCTGCTTCCAGTTCCAGGGCGCCaatgcggcggcggcgaccccgTCGTTCGGGGACAACTTCGAGATCACCGGCGCGGAGGACCACGTCAAGACCTCCCCCGACGGCCAGACGTGGTACCTCTCCCTCGACAACAAGACGG GCGTCGGGTTCCAGACGAAGCAGAAGTACCTGTTCAGGTGGTTCAGCATGAAGCTCAAGCTCGTCGGGAACGACTCCGCCGGCGTCGTCACGGCCTACTAC ATGTGCTCTGACCTTGACGCGGCGCCTCAGCGGGACGAGCTGGACTTCGAGTTCCTGGGCAACCGCACCGGCGAGCCCTACATCATCCAGACCAACGTGTACCGCAGCGGCGTCGGCGGCAGGGAGATGCGGCACTCGCTCTGGTTCGACCCCACCGTCGACTTCCACTCCTACTCCATCCTCTGGAACCCCAAGCAGATCGTGTAA
- the LOC124687919 gene encoding uncharacterized protein LOC124687919, with protein sequence MASMMGGDFVEAYVLRNAYKEKMRRMDEAAAAAAAVEGKNGKEGGAGGGSAGEKKPAGASSKGGFFGIMKKKVHPKAASSSPSS encoded by the coding sequence ATGGCGTCCATGATGGGAGGAGACTTCGTCGAGGCCTACGTGCTCAGGAACGCGTACAAGGAGAAGATGAGGCGCATGgacgaagcggcggcggccgccgccgcggttGAAGGGAAGAATGGCAaggagggcggcgccggcggtggctCCGCCGGAGAGAAGAAGCCTGCGGGCGCGAGCAGCAAGGGAGGCTTCTTCGGGATCATGAAGAAGAAAGTGCACCCCAAAGcggcttcttcttctccttcctcctga